The Oncorhynchus kisutch isolate 150728-3 linkage group LG14, Okis_V2, whole genome shotgun sequence genomic sequence GGTGAGCCGACACACTGCACCAGTTAGGCAGCATCATGGGAGGGGAGCACAGCATACAGGTCTGGGCAGGAAGATGAGAGGTTTAACGATTGACATACAGCACACACATTGAGGAATTAAGCAGAACTCGTTTTCATAGTAAACATTAGCAGCATCATGGGAGGGGAGTACAGCCTACAGGTTtgggtagggaggagagagagggagaaaatgttTAAAAGTTGACTACGGCATAACACTATGAATACACTACTATTTCTAATACTAGTACTGTGTAATAAGCCAGTCATCAATGCACACCCACAGGTCTGGCCAAGGAAAAGAGAGAACATGTTTAAAGTTAATTGAGGCCTTACAAATGCCCAGTTTTCATAGTAAAACACGAATATTGCGTAATAGTATAGACTAATACATAAAGTAAAGCAGTCCacaatctgtgtctgggaaactgcctAATTCAGTCATTATGTATGACTAAGCTTGACACTAGTAGTTCGTCATTAGCCTGTGAATAATGCACACCCATACTTCAGGCTCTGTATCAAAGGACTCACCGAGTTGGGGGTAGCTCTGATCTGCTGGAAGTGGGCGACCAGCTCGGCCTTGCCAGAGAACTGGGCCTGGCACTCAGGACACTTGAAGTTGTGGTACTGCAGCACCTCTCCCTTCTTGCTGGGGAGGGGCATCAGCACCTGGGGGATCTGGGGCGCACGGCGGACCGGTCTCAGCTGGGCTgcagagggagactgtgtgtccTTCAGTGGGCTGGAATTGGATGACACTGCGGGGGCTCCGGAcgtggtggagggggaggagactggaggaggagaggagattgaAGAAGGGGAACACATGTCTGGTCAACAAAGCAAGAAAGCGAAGCAAGAATACAAAGAAGTTGGAAGTCAATTGCATGATGGTATCTCTCTCTTGTATTTCATATAATAACATGGACCATATCCTGACAGAAATAAAGCTTTGTTTATATAGCCACATTGTATGCGTCCTAAATTGCTTAAACTTTTTTGCTGCGTCCTATGGGACGAAGCCATTTTCACTAAACTCTCCCGAAAGTGCCGCCTTACTGATGGGTGTGGTGTCCTGCTTGCCAATCATCTGCTCCACGGTGACGGGCCTCATGACGAGGTGAGAGCACTGCATTACCAGCCCTCGTTCCTTATGCTCCCTGGCGTGGAGCAGCAGGCTGCACTTGTTGAAAAAGGCCAGCCGCTTGGCACAGTGGTTGCAGGTCACCTCAATGCGCAGCGAGCGCCTGTCATAGTGGCGAGCCAGGCTGCGCTCCAAGGCGAAGGCATCGCCACATTCTAGACAGCGGTAGCCCATGGCAGGCAGAGGGAGCCCCCACTCTGGGGGCAGAGCCGCCGAGAGGTCAGGCTTATAACTGGGCAGCAGGTTCTTGCTGTTGAGGATCTTGTTGAAGGCCTCCACCAGGCTAGACTGGCTGCGGGAAATGACGGCGCCCGTGCTGTTCACAATGGAGGCAGGCTTGTTTGGCTGGTGAGTACCGGCTAGGACGCTGGCGCTGCCCCCGTTAGACGTTTTAGCACCAACAGGACGTACACTCATCGCGCCCGTGGCTACTGAGAACTTCGGAGAGGAGGCAACCGAGGGAGTGGCAGGCAGGGCGGCAGATTTAGTGATGCTAACAGCAGTGGCAGATACCTTGGCCTTGTCCGAGGAGGCAGCCATCTTGTTCTGAGCCTTGGTTGCAGCGGCTAGCATAGCACTACTGGCTGCTAGTGTAGACACGGGTAGTGTGTTGAGACTCTTTGCTTTCTGTGACTGGGAGGGTGCCATACGACCAGAGGGAGTGTCAGGTTTCCAGGCCCTGTTGACTGGGGTCTTCCGCACCCCTGGTGGAGCTTTGCTGGGCTCCAAACCCTTGGCTCCAGCAGCACCTGCTTTGGGTGCGACTCTGGTAACAGTTCTGGTAATTCCACCAGTGGAGGTTTTGATGGTCTTTATCCGCACTTTGAGGGGCCGGGCAGGAGCAGCAGGCCCTCCTGGAGTTGAGGTGCAACTTTCAGTGGTTGGAGGTGTAGACTTGCCATCATCCACTtccattttctcctctcctgttcttgcaccctcttcctctccatccatAGCCTTCTCTATTCCATTTTCcaactccatctcctcctcctcctccttaggCTCCTGAAGGTCTGAGGGTGGTGGTGTGGAGGCTACTGCAGGGCTGGAGCACCTCTTGGCGGTTACTGGTGCAGCCGATATGGGTATTTCTGGCTCAGGACTTTCAGGTGAGTCTCGCTCTTCTATAACATGCTTTGGGTGTTTGTCTTCCTGTGGTAGACTCTTGGTGGACTGGGCGGTTGAGGTCACTCTACAGCCCGAGGGAGTGTCCCCTGGTTTGGGGTGAGCTGCCGATGAGGCCATGGGATGGGTGGAGTCAGAGCTGCCAGCAGAGGACCTAAAACGACAGGTCAGTTTGGGAGGGGTGCGGGAGGGGGAGCCAGGGGGTTCCTGGATCAGCAGCGGGGGCCCTAGGTCCGGATCGGAATCAACCCCCTCTGAGTCTCTGGGACACAATGTCGGGCCAGCTTTAGGTGCCCCGTTAAACGGCTGAGATGAGTGCAACGGGTATGAGGAGAGGGTGGTTGGCGGGGACGGGAGCAGAGGCTTGGAAGgcgggaagaaaggagaggacagtCCTGCTGACACTCCTGAGACAAGAGACGCAGACAcaacagatgaagaggaggataaCGAAGCTTCTTTGCCTGCCTCTTGCCGTGTGTGCTGCTGCTGTAGGAGCTGCATCTTCCTCGCCCTCCCTACAGGGTCTCCTGACCCTTGCGCCATGAGAGGCTTCAGTCTGTTGAATATATTGCCAACCTGCTTGACCGATTTAGTTGATCCAGCACCGCCTCCTCCACCCTCCGTGTTGGGGGTAGACACTGACCACGGCTCCCCATTAGATTGGGCCTGAGCCTGGGTTAGGGGCGTAGTTATACCAGCAGCCCCAAACCCATTGTGATTGAGTGGTTCAGATTCCGCTATGTCTGGGGCACAGACACCGAGCCGTGGACCCATAGCGACCCCGGCAATGCTGTCCATAGTGTTCTGGTCTGTGTCCTCATCCCCTCCATCAATGTCAGGTCGTACACAGTTCTTTACGATAACGCTGACAATAGGGGTGTCAGCCTGTGGGTCCGTGGGGCTAGCTGGTCTCAGAGGTGGCCCTACACCAACCCCACCGTCCGGCTTTCCCAGAGGTGCACCGCCTGGCCCGTCAGCCTCATCAGCAGACTGGATGGCCTCTTTAGCATCGATGTCAGGAATGTCAAATGCTGCCAATAGGTCATCGAAATCTGGGGTCTTCATGTCCCCCATGCCGGGACCAAACCCTGCAAGAGAGGATACACCAAGAGGACAGAAAATTAGTGATATGATTCCAAGTTTAAAACATCCTGTGTTTCTAATTTCTCATTGAAATTGCTAGCCAGCTGGCTGTCCTTATGTGTTGCAGTTCAgtaaaggtagctagctagttattagCTAAGCAAGTTATTAACACAGATCCAAGTCGAACAGGATTGTATTCGACCCGAGCATTTGTAGCGACTGTTAGCCAGCTTAGCAAAACATTGCATACAGTAAACATTTCGAGAGGGGTGCTGCTATTACCTAGCCAGCTAGCATGAACACAATGCAGTTTGACACACAGCCCGTCTCGCTACGATTGTCAACAAATAGCTATCGCTAGCTGGCTAAGACCTACGACAGACTAGCGACAACATATTTAGCTAACGAGCTAAGAAATACATCCAATTGTTTATCGGTTCAATAGATGAATTCACCGAGTGTGGACGTTAAATTGTATATACTTGACATATGGATTAACCTGCAATGGCTTCACAACTAATCAATCATTTAAAAGCACAAACGTCTCGCAGCTGTTAAGTTTATTTCGGCTTCCCCCGCCAGGCTAGATGGCCCGGCCGCGCTGAGCCCAAGCAGAGCGAGGGGTCCTTTAGTGGAGGCCATCCCATGCATTCATAACGAGTTACTGGGAAATAACCATAAATCATTGTCACTGTGGACAATTGATGGGACCGGTATTTTGATTCTCAATTGcacatattttttttatagtTTACCTGGATCTGTGATTCAACTATTGTCGCTCGCTCCAGATGACGTGCCTTTACTTCCTGCCACACAATGAAGAGGTCCTATCAGATCATTGTATTAATGCAATTTTTGTATTGCCGAAGCTACAAAAAGAAATTGTCGTGGAAATGGTGCCACATACGGACAAATGTCATTTGTCAATATTAAATGTGAACACAAAAGATAACATAATAAAAACGGATATGTTAATTCTTGCCACAATTGTTCATACACCTCTCTCTAATTAAGCTTTGCTGTTCTGGCTATATGGGGTGGAGGGTAGTGGGGACTGGGCAAGCAATCAATCAGACAGATATACACACCAACAAGCGTCATCCATCTTATTTATTgcaatagaaaaataacaaaataaaaggAGGATATTGTTTAGTTTACAAGCTTGGGGACCTGTCATTAAATACAATGTATaatgccagtcagtcagttaagaTGGGGTAAATCAGTGAGAAACCAGAAAAGATGGATATTCCATTTTTAGATTGTATGTCAATATGACAATCCTGGTGGCATTCCAGTTTGGTCTTATTGTCTggtctgtttgtgtgtgcttgtgggtTTCTTGTGAATGTTGTTGACTGTCCGTCATATCATGCGTTAGTGTCCGTCcaactgtcttcctgtctgtagccTTGCATAATTCTGTCGGTGTCAACTTCCCTACCAGAGCCATGTCAAAAGTCGTGCACTatttagggtgccatttcggacacaaCCCATGTGTGTCGTCAATTTGTCTGTCCCCATGCCTCATTTCTTCTTATCCTCGTCTTTCTTGCGGTTAGGCTTGGGTGGGCCTGTCTGGGAGGCCAGGGAGCCCATGGCGTTTCGGATGGCCTCATTGTTAGGGTCGACACCTGGCAGGTTCTGCAGGACGCTTTGGAGAAACTCTGGGTCCTGCATCACATCATAGTCATCCTCCTCCTGAGGAAGAACCACAAGGCACATCATTAATAAAGGCACTGATTATGTATTCTGTTTGTTGTCAGCACCATTTGAGCAGGTCAAATTCCTGGTACATGTACTTGCAAATAGAGGTGATCCTGATtggaagggagatggagaactTACACCCGAATGAGACAAAACACCAGTGACTAAATCGAGAAAGGGCGTGTTTCATAAACAGCAACTGGGAAATTTTAGCGGACCGACGTCACACGACTGTATTGAAAAACAAACGATAATGTTTCTGATTTCATTGATCATGCGAGTTTACCTACCTTGGCAGTTTCAGTGTCCATAGCATCGCCATACTCTAATCACAGGGATGGGTTGGTAGGGAGTGGAGGGAGATagtcaaaatcaaataaaatgtatatcATATGGAAACTATGTATCTGGAAATGTCCCTTTGTTTTGGTTTGCGGTGTAACTATGACAGTCCAGATCATTGGTAAGTACCAAGCTTTAAAAACgaaatgttaaaaaaaatgttttatccattTTTAATCATCCACAccgcaaagtgtgtgtgtgtcagtgggtgCTATTCTGAAAGCATGAGAGTGGATGGTGATTATAACGCACCCTCTCCGGCCAGAGACATCCGCATGGCGTATGCAATCTGCTCCTCCTCTGTCATATTGCTGAAGTCAGGCAGCACTGCAGCACCACCTGTCTCAGGCTGAGACACCGACATCTTTAGCAGGGCCTCCTCGGATTCTGAGAGCGAGTCAATTAAACCATTACAGTACAAACATATGTATTGTCCTTTATACCTAACATACGTGAGATATTAGAATGGTTATGCATAAATAATACACCAGACAAAAGGGATACACAAAACTTACTCACTAAATATACACACATATCTATACCTACCCTCACTTTCTTTACTGTCTGCTGTGGTGACATCGGCTGCAGAAGCAACAGCCACCTGGCGagcctcctcctcctgccttTGTCTCTGCTCCTCCATGGACACACGCAGAGCCTGAGTAGAGAGGAACACAGTTAGTTAAAGGCCAGAAAAACTCTATGCTGGTAACTCTGGTTCACTTATTAAGGTCActatggataagagcatctgctaaatgaccaaaatataaatgcaaaaatGTCACTTTAAAAGGAACCCTATTGCATTTTTACCAGAGCAAGCTCGGGGTCGGCGCTGGGGTCCACGCCAAACTCAAAGTCGCTGGCGCCCAGGCCCATCATAGAGCCTCCTTCCCCAGCCaggatgggggaggagagcaGGGCATCAGCCAGGCTAGGCCCTGGGGGTACAGTCACCAGGTGGGAACCTGTACCCTCCTTCCCATTCAGAGTGTTGATGAAGGCAGTCAGCTTCTCCGTATTAAACtcctggaggacgatggaggaagAGACACACAATAGAGAATatgggagaaggggagagtgagAATGAACCATTCAAGAGTTAATACTGTGTTATCtatgaaaatgtataaaatacatttatttagcTTGGAATGGAAACAAGCAGGAGTTAAAACCAAGTAATTGtgttaatcacacacacacaaacacacagagcttttggaaagtattcagatcccttgacttttcccacattgttaagttactgccttattctaaaatgtattaaattgcccCCCACcctcaatccacacacacacaaccaccaccataatgacaaatcaaaaacagatttttacaaATTTTTGCTAATATTAAAAAACAAAATCTAAAAACATACCTTagttacataactattcagaccttttgctaggagactcgaaattgagctcaggtgcatcctgtttccattgatcatccttgagatgtttccacaacttgggagtccacctgtggtaaattcaattgattggaaattatttggaaaggcacacacctgtctatataaggtcccaaggcatgtcagagcaaaaaccaagcaatgaggtcaagggaattgtccgtagagctccgaaaaaggattgtgtcaaggcacagatctgaggaagggtaccaaaaaatggttgaaacattgaaggttcccaagaacagagttgcctccatcattcttaaatggaaccaccaagactcttcctagagctggccgcccggccaaactgagcaatcgggggagaagggtcttgggcagggaggttaccaagaatccaatggtcaatctgacagagctccagacttcctctgtggagatgggagaaccttccagaagaagaaccatctctacagccctccaccaatcaggccttcatggtagaatgGCCGGACAaacgccactcctcagtaaaaaggcaagACATCATGCTTGGAGTTtcacaaaaggcacctaaaggacactcaagaccatgagaaaaaaattttctgatctgatgaaaccaacattgaactctttggcctgaatgccaagtgtcacatctgaaaAAACCTGGCAAAATCCCTACGGTGGCAGCattgtgctgtggggatgtttttcagcagcagagactgggagaccagtcaggatcgaggcaaagatgaacagagcaaagtacagagaaaccctttatgaaaacctgcttcagagcgctcaggacctcagactggggcgaagattcaccttccaacaggacaaggacactaagcacaaagccaagacaacgcatgagtgacttcgggacaagtctctgaatgtccttgagtggcccagcaagagcctagaccccgatcgaacatctgtggatagacatgaaaatagctgtgcagcaatgctccccatccaacctgacagagcttgagaggatctggtgtgccaagcttgtagcgtcaaacccaagaagattcaaggctgtaatcgctgccaaaggtgtttcaacaaagtactgagtaaaaaaaaattagcaaaaacatctaaaaacctgtttttgctttatcattttggggtattgtgtgtagtttgagtgaaaaaaatataaactttttaaaataaggctgtaacaaataacaaaatgtgaaaaagtcaaggggtctgaatactttctgtatatataaacagtaccagtcaaaagtttggacaaaagTTTCTTTatattgactattttctacactgtagaataatagttgagacatcaaaactatgaaataacacatatggaatcatgtagtaaccaaagtgttaaacaaatcaaaatatattttatattcttcaaaagtAGCATGGTTAatattgacagctttgcacactctctcaaccagcttcacctggaatgcttttccaacagtcaaaggagttcccacatacgctaagcacttattggctgcttttccatcactctgcagtccaactcatcccaaaccattgcaattgggttgaggttgggtgattgtggaggccaggtaatctgatgcatcactccatcactctccttattggtcaaatagctcttacacagcctggaggtgtgtgggtcattgtcctgttgaaaaacaaatgatagtcccactaaatgcAAACCAAATGGgctggcgtattgctgcagaatgctgtggtagccatgctggttaagtgtgccttgaattctaaataagtgAACGACAgggtcaccagaaaagcacccccacacctcctccatgcttcacaataAGAACCACACACgcatcatctgttcacctactctgcgtctcacaaagagacggcggttggaaccaaaaacctcaaatttggactcattggaccaaaatgacagatttccatcggtctaatgtccattgttcctgtttcttgaaccaagcaagtctcttcttcttattggtgttctttagtagtggtttctttgcagcaatttgaacaTGAAGGCATGATTCATGCAGTcccctttgaacagttgatgtttagatgtgtcggttacttgaactctgtgaagcatttttttgggctgcaatttctgaggttgttaactctaatgaacttatcctctgcaaatctaattttattgtcAACATACGTGTCCAGCAGATGTTactgcgggtgtagtgaaatgcttgtgtttctagctccaaaagtgcagtaatatctaacaatacacacaaatctaaagcaaaggaatggaattaagaatgtaTAAAATacttggacgagcaatgtcagagcggcatagactaacaTACAGCAGaatggaatacagtatatacatatgagatgagcaatatgtaaacattaacattattaaagtgactagtgttctacTATTAAAgcggccagtgatttcaagtctctgtatatggggcagcagcctctaatgtgctagtgatggctatttaacagtctgatggccttgagacagaagctgttttttagtctctcagtcccagctttgatgcacctgtactgactttgccttctggatgatagcggggtgaccAAGCagtgggtggttgttgtctttgataatctttttggccttcctgtgacatcgggtgctgtaggtgtcctggagggcaggtagtttgccctccaggacacctacagtcatgggtgaacagggagtacaagagagggCTGCACACACAgccttgtggggcccccgtgttgaggatcagccaaGCGGAGGTGTTATTttctacctttaccacctgggggcagcctgtcaggaagttgcacagggcggggttcagagcCAGGGCCCTCAAGCTTCATGATACGCTTGGaagatactatggtgttgaatgctgggctaaaagtcaatgaacagcatttttacataggtattcctcttgtccagatgggacagggcgGTGTGCAGTGAGACCGCATCGTCTGTAGATCTTTTGgggaggtaagcaaattgaagtgggtctagggtgtcaggtaaggtagaggtgatatgatccttgactagtctctcaaaagcacttcatgatgacagaagtgagtgctacggggcgataggaatttagttcagttacctttgccttcttgggtacaggaacaatggtggacactccagccagctggtctgcgcatgctcagaggacgtggctagggatgcagtctgggccagcggccttgtgagggttaacacgcttaaattacttactcacgtcggccactgAGAATTTGAACCCACATTCCTTGGTAGCGGgctgcgtcggtggcactgtgttatcctcaaagtgggtgaaggtgtttagcttgtccggatgCAAGACAGTGTCctcgatgtggctggttttccctttgtagtccgtgatagtctttagaccctgccacatacgtctcgtgtctgagccgttgaattgcgactccactttgtctttatactgacgtttgcctgtttgattgccttacggagggaataactacactttgtattcggccatattaccagtcaccttaaatgcagtggttcacactttcagttttgcgcgactGCTGCCAtctacggtttctggttagggtaggttttaatagtccgtgggtacaacatctcctatctACTTCCTGATAAACTAGGTCACCGTAACAGTGTATtagtcaatgttattctcagaggctacctggaacatatccctTCTGCGTGatgaaaacaatcttgaagcgtggattccgattggtcagaccagcattgaatagtccttagcacgggtacgtcctgtttgagtttctgcctataggaaggcagaagcaaaatggagtcgtgttCAGATTTGATGAAGGGAGGGCCTTataggcatcccggaagttggagtagcagtggtcgagtgttttagcagcgcgagtactaca encodes the following:
- the LOC109903791 gene encoding 26S proteasome non-ATPase regulatory subunit 4 isoform X2: MSCFFSPIDSDVLTLSESDQKVFKMGLESTMVCVDNSEYMRNGDFLPTRLQAQQDAVNIVCHSKTRANPENNVGLISMANNCEVLTTLTPDSGRILSKLHAIQPKGKICFCTGIRVAHLALKHRQGKNHKMRIIAFVGSPVEDRDKDLVKMAKRLKKEKVNVDIINFGEEEFNTEKLTAFINTLNGKEGTGSHLVTVPPGPSLADALLSSPILAGEGGSMMGLGASDFEFGVDPSADPELALALRVSMEEQRQRQEEEARQVAVASAADVTTADSKESEESEEALLKMSVSQPETGGAAVLPDFSNMTEEEQIAYAMRMSLAGEEYGDAMDTETAKEEDDYDVMQDPEFLQSVLQNLPGVDPNNEAIRNAMGSLASQTGPPKPNRKKDEDKKK
- the LOC109903791 gene encoding 26S proteasome non-ATPase regulatory subunit 4 isoform X3, translated to MSCFFSPIDSDVLTLSESDQKVFKMGLESTMVCVDNSEYMRNGDFLPTRLQAQQDAVNIVCHSKTRANPENNVGLISMAKFDCSNCEVLTTLTPDSGRILSKLHAIQPKGKICFCTGIRVAHLALKHRQGKNHKMRIIAFVGSPVEDRDKDEFNTEKLTAFINTLNGKEGTGSHLVTVPPGPSLADALLSSPILAGEGGSMMGLGASDFEFGVDPSADPELALALRVSMEEQRQRQEEEARQVAVASAADVTTADSKESEESEEALLKMSVSQPETGGAAVLPDFSNMTEEEQIAYAMRMSLAGEEYGDAMDTETAKEEDDYDVMQDPEFLQSVLQNLPGVDPNNEAIRNAMGSLASQTGPPKPNRKKDEDKKK
- the LOC109903791 gene encoding 26S proteasome non-ATPase regulatory subunit 4 isoform X1; protein product: MSCFFSPIDSDVLTLSESDQKVFKMGLESTMVCVDNSEYMRNGDFLPTRLQAQQDAVNIVCHSKTRANPENNVGLISMAKFDCSNCEVLTTLTPDSGRILSKLHAIQPKGKICFCTGIRVAHLALKHRQGKNHKMRIIAFVGSPVEDRDKDLVKMAKRLKKEKVNVDIINFGEEEFNTEKLTAFINTLNGKEGTGSHLVTVPPGPSLADALLSSPILAGEGGSMMGLGASDFEFGVDPSADPELALALRVSMEEQRQRQEEEARQVAVASAADVTTADSKESEESEEALLKMSVSQPETGGAAVLPDFSNMTEEEQIAYAMRMSLAGEEYGDAMDTETAKEEDDYDVMQDPEFLQSVLQNLPGVDPNNEAIRNAMGSLASQTGPPKPNRKKDEDKKK
- the LOC109903787 gene encoding zinc finger protein 687b, with the translated sequence MGDMKTPDFDDLLAAFDIPDIDAKEAIQSADEADGPGGAPLGKPDGGVGVGPPLRPASPTDPQADTPIVSVIVKNCVRPDIDGGDEDTDQNTMDSIAGVAMGPRLGVCAPDIAESEPLNHNGFGAAGITTPLTQAQAQSNGEPWSVSTPNTEGGGGGAGSTKSVKQVGNIFNRLKPLMAQGSGDPVGRARKMQLLQQQHTRQEAGKEASLSSSSSVVSASLVSGVSAGLSSPFFPPSKPLLPSPPTTLSSYPLHSSQPFNGAPKAGPTLCPRDSEGVDSDPDLGPPLLIQEPPGSPSRTPPKLTCRFRSSAGSSDSTHPMASSAAHPKPGDTPSGCRVTSTAQSTKSLPQEDKHPKHVIEERDSPESPEPEIPISAAPVTAKRCSSPAVASTPPPSDLQEPKEEEEEMELENGIEKAMDGEEEGARTGEEKMEVDDGKSTPPTTESCTSTPGGPAAPARPLKVRIKTIKTSTGGITRTVTRVAPKAGAAGAKGLEPSKAPPGVRKTPVNRAWKPDTPSGRMAPSQSQKAKSLNTLPVSTLAASSAMLAAATKAQNKMAASSDKAKVSATAVSITKSAALPATPSVASSPKFSVATGAMSVRPVGAKTSNGGSASVLAGTHQPNKPASIVNSTGAVISRSQSSLVEAFNKILNSKNLLPSYKPDLSAALPPEWGLPLPAMGYRCLECGDAFALERSLARHYDRRSLRIEVTCNHCAKRLAFFNKCSLLLHAREHKERGLVMQCSHLVMRPVTVEQMIGKQDTTPIISSPSTTSGAPAVSSNSSPLKDTQSPSAAQLRPVRRAPQIPQVLMPLPSKKGEVLQYHNFKCPECQAQFSGKAELVAHFQQIRATPNSTCMLCSPPMMLPNWCSVSAHQRIHKHRAPHVCPECGGIARQASFQTHLEEACLHFARRIGYRCSSCQVVFGGLNSIKSHIQTAHCEVFHKCPSCPMAFKSAPSAQGHISTQHPTLTEGQAKLIYKCVMCDTVFTQKPLLYMHFDTHLAKQKVHVFKCPDCTKLYAQKGSMMEHIKTAHRRQSVKQEGQSNASAPAPTNPSAPSLPKSKPSVKKDNSDGEDWGRDQEEEEGEEEGGEDYEEPENQSSSMEVGSHRGTISEWSCQQCQKTFTQSDDYISHMKTEHGKTMKKFPCCVCESSFSTSSSLRRHVRVIHEGNKRVFHCQYCTEGKRTFSSRLILEKHIQVHHHRVRATDGQIRKRSVPGKGPGSSSELDGEGGPPGDEEGGGTDSREATEGGEEGSIPVKKTRASALPEPEEDDNVFRCVPCGFATEDGAEFQRHIPQHRADAASFQCLQCGVCFASAGSLGRHRFITHRVRDPQGESHHRPPRTPSSPDGLPSSPQDGEDGKGKMSCRVCSRRFDRASDLNTHLRTHGMAFITAHKTDKPQ